Genomic window (Paenibacillus sp. 37):
TTGCCTAGCCCGAATACGATACCCTTGCCATAGGTCCATTTGCTGCAATTCCTTCAAGCGAATCTCAGCTACAAACGGTTTACGCACAGGCAGTGGTTCTTCCCATCCACCTAGGAGGGCATCTGACCTGTACTCAAATCTATCATCCGAGATCGATACATGAACTATGCCCTCCAAGCGAATCGCCACTTGCTGCACAGGATCTGCTTCATAACCCACCACGTAATCGGCGTTAAACTGGGATATCATCTTTAATGGACACAAGGAAAACTGCCGTTCTCCATCGTGATCCCTGTAATGAATATGTACTCTGCGCAAGTCAGTTATGGCGTGGGACAACAATTCAAAGAATTGCAGCTGCTTCGGTTGTGCCGAAAACACCGGAAGCGCACCACTCCCCATCTGTTGTTCCTCCAACGTAAAACGCTCCAGTAAATGCGCTACACGTTTCACCGCGTCCGATTGATCATAATCGTAATGTCGATAGCGGTGTGCCAAATATTTCAGCACACGTTGCTCTTCTTCTGTCATATATAAATGGGGCAATCGAAAGGTCTGATCCTCGTAACAATAGCCCCGATATTTCGCCATATATACCAAGGGGGCGCGCAGGGAGTTTGCCATATATTCAATATCACGCTGAGCCTGACGACGGGAGATTTCAAATTCACGGGCAAGCCAGCTGCTATTCGGAAAACGTCCACCCCGAATCTGTTCGTCAAACCAGTGAATCCGATGCATGTTACTCATCTTCCCGCCCCCATCTCATCCATTCCTAATATATTCGATTATATCAAAAGACATGGCCTGTTCCGAAGAACAAGCCAGTTATGTTATACATGTGCCTTATCCACTCTGGATTGCACGGCTTTGAAGCATTTCTTGCATACTTTCAGACTTGTACCGTCTGTTTTTGTTTGCGTATACAACAATTTAATTCGGGTACTGCTGCACACCGGGCATGTTCCCCGGCCCCTGGAAGGAAGACTCCACAAGA
Coding sequences:
- a CDS encoding helix-turn-helix transcriptional regulator, whose protein sequence is MSNMHRIHWFDEQIRGGRFPNSSWLAREFEISRRQAQRDIEYMANSLRAPLVYMAKYRGYCYEDQTFRLPHLYMTEEEQRVLKYLAHRYRHYDYDQSDAVKRVAHLLERFTLEEQQMGSGALPVFSAQPKQLQFFELLSHAITDLRRVHIHYRDHDGERQFSLCPLKMISQFNADYVVGYEADPVQQVAIRLEGIVHVSISDDRFEYRSDALLGGWEEPLPVRKPFVAEIRLKELQQMDLWQGYRIRARQDLIYSIEFYDTEAFLQHLFISEWEELLSPGWLRRKLQQSAEGLIHRLGT